Genomic segment of Benincasa hispida cultivar B227 chromosome 1, ASM972705v1, whole genome shotgun sequence:
ACGGTTTAGGAACTAAACTTGGAATTTAACTTCTAAGATTTAATtagatgaaattaaaatttttagagTAAAAATTGACTCAATGTTTTCAacataaatattttgtttttcgtCTAAACTTGATATCTTAATGTGGATATATTTGTAAGCAATAGGAAAAATAAATTCAGGTCACATATGAAGAGATTTGTTCCAAAATGTCAAGGTACCTTAGCATTCTCAACGCAAACGAAATCCCTATAGCATGCTTCCATCTGCAAATGTGGGTTCCATAGCACTGCATCGGACCAACTACATTTAAAATGGGAAAATAGGACCTTAAGttaaatacaaataaagaaaaaaatatagttcGAAGCCAAACGCATACCAAACAGAGCATCTAATTCATCCAACTCACTTTGTGTTGCTGATAAGAATGTTGTCACCCAAGCCATTATCCAGATTCAATTCTCCAGGTGCATCAAGATaaacacaatcaacaaatcCAGGAAAACTGACCACGTCCCTGCACGTTGAAATTTTCAGTAAGAAAATTGTAAGaaacattttccattttataattCCAAGTGTCCAAACCAGGTTTGATGCATTTTGATTTTGACTACAGAAATATGAGAAGATGCTTCCATTCGAGTCGCGTATTCTAAAAAGAGAACACGAGGGAATTGCATGAGTGAGAGAGAAAGGGTTTAGTATTGTTAGGAATGACTACTTCTAGAATTACTCAAAGGAGTAACTTGTGGAGAAGGCTACTTCCTCAATATTTTTAGAATCTgatttctctataaatacaagttttgttttggttttagGAATGACTTCTTCCCCTCTCTTCTACTGTTTTCTTCTGAGTAACTGTGGTCTCTGCTCCAGCTCCTAGCTACGTATGCAGTGTGCATGTGTCTTGAAGTTACTGTGTTACCCTTGGGGCCGAACAACTGAGTTACTTCTAGAATTCAAGTTGAAATTTCGCTTCAGAGCATTGGCTCTCCACTGCACAACTTTTTATTTCgttttagtttttcctacacctggaaaaaataaaataaaaaataagaaaatattcaCGATGGCTGTCCTAATTTTAAGAGTATTGTCTGATCTCTCCAAACAACTTGATCCTCTCAATGGAACCACTTATAAACACTGGTCCTAGAAGTTTCTCATCTTCAGGAAAGGAGGTAGACGAAAAGTAGACAACCTGCAATTGTTTGAAGAAGATGAGAATCTTATGGGACCTGCATTTATAATTGATTCTATCAAGAGGATCAAGTTTGGAGGATCATGCAGTGCTTTTTAAATCAGGACAGCCAtggtgaaaataaataaaattttgttttcaaattgttggaaaaaactaaaaagaaataaaaagttgTGCTGAGGAAGAGCCAGTACCCTGAAGCGGAATTTCAGCTTGACACGTGCACTCATGGCTAAGAACTGGAACATATACTATAGTTACTCAGAAGAAAACAGCAGAAGAGAAGGGAGCTAGAAGATGTCTATTATAGAACCAGAACAAAACCAGTATTTATAGAGGAATCATATACTATTTTTGGTGGACTCAGTAGCAAACTTAAAACAATAAGTAGTCATCTCCATAAGTTACTCCTTTGAGTAATTCTAGAAGTAGTTACTGTTGTCCTGAAAGTTATATTTTGTCCTTTTATACAGATTTATGCATGTATATACCAAGTGCAAACACTGGCAATTGTGAGGCTTGCAAGTAGTATTTTAGGAAAGCTTCAGAGACCTTGACCATCTGAAAATCTTTGTacttctctttcctttttttaatcaATGCAGTATTAGATTATTTCTCTCTCAATTGTTCTATCGAAATATTTGGTTTAAAGAACTCAGGTTGGACATTTTGGatattcaaaattgaacatttccATGTCTTGAATGATTATAGAGTCATTTAATTTCAAGGCATCAATGAATATTCTCAAGGTTATGACTCATGTAAGCAAAGAAAAACGAATGCCTTAACATCAAGCAACAATCTCATCCTACTGCACGCATGTACGTGTATATTGTGGAATCTTGCTAATAAACGACCAAGGTATATCTAGATCAAATTCAATGCAGCATCTAATGTATAAGAAACATTAAAACATTGCGAACCTTTCTTCCACACCCTCCAATGGATTGGTGGGATCTGGATCTTTGTTCAATGTTTTACAACCCTTCAATCCTTTAACTTTTACTCCGCTTATTGAAGCCTGCATGACATAGAAATGTTGTTGCTCATTTATGCAAGAGCATCGGTAATCAGTGATCAGATTTACactaagaatatatatatttttatatccgTCAGTGTTCCGGCCAGCTTACACATACCTTGACTAATCTCATGAGACAATCCGCCTGACCCGACAACATTTGGGTGTCAAGGAAACTCGTAGGAAATTAATTCCTAAGTAAGTGGCCACCATGGATTGAACCTTTGACATCTTAACCATTTATTAAGACTATGTCTTCTTTTTACCACTAGACCAATCCATGATGGTTTCctaagaatatatttttttcttattaactTCAAATAATTGATTGAATTTTTGTCAGTTTTCCTCTTATTTTTTCTCACTTTTCCTTACCAAATAAATGTCCACATCGATCTTTTTACTATGCAGTATGCACAATCTCCAGTTGATCTTGAGTGGTAAAGATTAGTGATCCCCAACAAAAATTCTGGTGTAGTTTCCTGACCCACGGCCCAGGTACAGTGGGTACTAATAAACGTTCAATTGAACCAGAATGAAAGGTCGCTCATTAAACCACTAAAATGAGTTATTGTGTGCTTACATGGAAGTATGTATGCAACGCTGTTGTAAATGAAAATGGCTCCTTGTCGGTATTCTTAATTATTAACTCTGTGGAAAGGCTCTTTTCACTCAAAATAATCTGCAAAGAATTGAAAACAACTATTAAAACATCTGCTGACCATAAAGAATCTGAATTAGATTTTGTACTCTAGAAGTAGAGGTTATGAGAACAAAAAAGTAAAACCCAAGCAGAGATAAGGAACCTAGACATTTCTAAGAGGACATTCAAAAGCGAGTGGTGTTTACAAGTTCAGAATTCGTCTACGGTATTGGTTGAGTGAGTAACAACTAACCTTGTACAGAGCATGAAAACTGAAATCCCACATGGAGCGACTATATGAATCATCCTTTAGTTCAAGAATTACACCAGGATTGCCTTCAACACTTTCAGATCCAAAGACGGACCAATCCACATTCCTTGCAAATCCATGCTGTCAAAGTCATAGAGTCATAAGCATGACAAGTCAAATCATTTTAATGAATATTATAAAGCACAAAATAAAACAGAGGAAATGGTTAGTAGATAGAGTTGTAAAAGGAAAATTTACATTTAATAACAATTAACATCCAGGATGTGCGTGGTCAGCTAAGAGGTTGGAAAAATGAACACTCTTAACATGATTTTACAAAAGTATGCATCTATGAGCTGGATCAGATATAACTGACAAATTTTCACACTGGTAATTGTAATTGTCAATAGCTCCCAAGGATTAATACAATATACccaaaaaagataaaagaacaCTGCTTGTAGTAATAAAAACATACAAAGAGTGATACCTGTTGAATAGGGCCAGGTCCAAATTGTGGGAAACAATGTGGAATGCCTCCACTATCACAAGAAGAATGCTATCAGTACTTTGACAAACACGTCTTTTGCAGGTAATCTCGGCCTTTTTCTATTAATAAAACAGTAATCTCGATCTTAGAAAAACAAATGCTATAGCAGATCCAAACTCTTGTCAATCTCTTGATCCAATCACATGGGCCTCGTCAATTTTTCCTCCATTGCCGCGTTTTTTTCTCTCACCATTAGTATAGTGTCAGAGCAAACACGAGTTTATTTTCTTGGAATTGGCAAATTCAAAAGGAAGGATGGATTCAACAACTAGGCATAAAACTTGGAACATATGAATTCATCTATTTTCCTGGAATTGAAGAACGTGCTACTGATACATCTagaaaaaaggaggaaaagacAAAATGAAAATCAGGCAGGAAGAAACCTGATTGGTTTTTTCTTGTTAAAAACAGCATCCGGGCGAACAAACAAAAGATCCTTCCCATTAGCGATTCTCCAAGATGTAACGCATCCTCCATACAAGTATACATCAGCCTCACTGAAAATCGAAACAATATCATATACATTTCAACTTCATTCCGAAGGATCACAATGCAATACGAAATTCAACTTGCAACATGGCAAACAattagaaaaatcaaaatcCGTTGTGAAATTAAGGTGAAGATAAAAAAACCTCACCTGCCACTCGGAGAAGTGAGCACAACCTTGGGTAAATTTCCTTCGCCTTCAGTAACATTCACCCCCAAAGTAGCAAAATCTCCTCTCAGACTTGCAACAGCAACACCCCTGTATCTGTGCCTAGAACGCTCGTAGATTCGTAAGAGATTCAAATGAACTTCCTCAGCAATATAGCAAATAACAAAAGAGTACATGCCGAAGAAGGAACTCACCGATTTGCTCGACGAACGCATGGAGGATATTGGGTGGGGAGGGCGACTTTCATACAAGTTATTGACATCGTTCTCTTTCTCGAAGAAGATTGAAATTGCTTGATTAAATTTCTCCGGCGTAGAGTTGAAAATCACCTCAAATTCATCTTACTTCTACAGTCGCTGTGGCCGCTGTCAAAATGACAATCCTGCTGTAGTTGTGTTGTGCGGAGAGAAATATGGATATTCTCTTCGTTTTGTCCTTACTCTAGCCTCTAGAAAATGGAACAtaaattagagtttttttttaaataaaaaaattgctaTGGGTGGCAATTTCAACATTCAATTTTGCAAGTTTGTCTTCCATATTTGGGattttgcaaatatagcaaaagcATAAATTCTGGAATTCCCTTTATTTTCTATTCGAAAATCTAGGTTTGAAGGGCAACAGATTGTGTatgagttttttattttaatgcttTAATGTTTAAACGTTATTTATACATCAATTCAGTCAACtacttataataaaataaaaatgaattagcAATCGAATAGAAATTATATAGTAATCAATAACAATCAAATAACAATAAACTACTTagtataaataaaaatgaaattacaaaCTACTTAGGGGTTGTTTGGGCCCAGATTGAAGTGGGCTATAATAATCTATTCCATGGGGCTCCAATTATTTTTAGTTGGGCTCTAACTATTATACCCCAAATTAACAACAAAATTTGTTCCTTAACCTACGATTTCTATAGTGTTCACTATTTGCAACCTCTCGGTTTCCTCTCTTCCGTCTCTTGGCTCATCTCTTCtgtctctctctcttctctgtCGAATGTGGTGTTCAGATCTCGTCTCGTCTCTTCCAATTTCGTCGATTCCATTTCTCATATCTACTTTTTCTCTCTATCTTCTTTGTCGATTCTACTCCTCAAATGTGGTTTTCATCTATTTCATCTCCGTCAATGTCACTCCTCTTATCTAGTTTCACGTCTCTTCATCTCTATCGAAATTAGATCTTGATCCTTGAAGCCCTAACTTTATTTCAtctaacccttcatagatctaTAGATCTACGTTTAGGATGGTACTCCTCTTGCATGTTTTTCTCTAGATCTAATTAGGTTTCGTCTAACTTATTCCCTCTCGTTGTCATTCCAAACATGTCTGTTCCTTCTTTCCCTTGCTGCTCCAAACAAAGGATTCACTTTGATGCTTCGCTCGATTTCCTCATTCCGTTGTTACAACCtgatgtttaatttatttggtTAAAGGACGCTGCTTGGTGGGAGTGGAGGTTCTCTTTCGGAAAGTGGTTGGGGTTGTAGGATCCATTGTGTAgcttggtagaggggaggaggtcTAAGGtaattttctttccctttctcaGCTGATGATAaggcccttttttttttttcaattttagctCAAAAGTTTCAATAGCTTCGATTTAGTTCTATGTTTTCgattgtaaattttgtaaattttggtcTCTGTTTGTCCATTGTTGATCTCGATGAATGATTTCATGTTCATTGTTTGTCCATTTTAGTCTTTATTTGTCCATTTTAGTCATGTTCATTGTTTGTCCATTTTAGTCTTTATTTGTCCATTTTAGTCATATTCATTGTTTGTCCATTTTAGTCTTTATTTGTCCATTGTTTGTCCATttgtaaatttgtaaattttgatCTCTGACAGTCTATGTACCAAGGTATCTCTCAAAATGAATTGCGTCCTAAtgtaatgattttttttgtccATGTTAACTAAGGTACCCCCAAATGACAAAAATGGTTAGATTTTaacataaactaaaatccaattaattttgtataaattggtggaatatatagttttaattatattttcaaaatatgattATTTCATATACATAACATATACTAAAATAATCAGCACCCCAAACAGAGACTATTATAAACCAGACTGTAATAGTCTGCACCCCAAATATAGACTCTAATAACACACAGTTTATTATAGCCCacagactataataacctactTTGTGCCACAAACGCCCCTTTAATATCAAATAACAATTAGAAGGCACGAACTACTTTGTATCAAATAGTAATCATGACAATAACAAAATACTTAGTATAAAATGACAATTAGATGGAAATCACAAATTATTTAGCATCAAATAGCAATTAAATCACAATCACAAACTACTTAGTAATCATACAGTATTCAGATAGCAATCGATGTCATTGGCAATCAATATCAAATAGTAATCAGACAACAATTTGATAGTAATCAGTATCATTGACAACCAGTATCAAATGGTAATCAGACAACAATTTGATAATAATCATTATCATTGACAAATGAGTATCATATAGTAGTAAAAAACAATAAGATAGCAATCGATACTATTGACAACCTATTATAGTAATTAGACaacaatcaaatagcaatcggcattattattgataatcaaacaacaatcaAATAGAAAATCAGTATAAGATATTATTCAAAAAACAATCAaacggtaataaaaaaaaatagatggcAATTAGTATCATTTGCAATTAGATGGCAATCAAATGGAAATCAACACACAATTACAAATTTTTAACTGTGAGGATAGTTTGGTCACCAGTTTATTTCTATTGGGTTAAGCTTGTTAATTTTTTCTGGAAAGTACATACATACAGCAaaagcaatcagaatcaataagcactctaattacatttaattttagttctaaaagcatgcaaaaacatattttcaaagAATAAGATTTTAGaacatatacctttgaagaattcctctTGATCCTTGTTCCTCTCCACGAATTTGACCTTCAAATCAATATTGACCACCAAGAGAGTCTTCTCAACTATGCTCCAACCTGGATTTGAGTGGTGGGACTCAGAATTGATAGGAATTGAGTAAGGAAAGAGGAAGGTTTGGAGAGTAGTCAAAACAGAAACCAATTTCTGCAGAATCTCCTTTTAAGTTTAGCATGCAACCTCTGCCTTAATCAccaaaattgaaacttttatgtatcaaatacatgcAAGCACTAGGAGATTTAGCTCATTGACACATCAAAGAACATTAAGAAGTGGTCTAGGTGTCTAATTTGTGTTGAGTCCACCAagcattcaaaattttagaaatttccactatcaaaattgtttttcaattttttaatggatctaattttaaaaaattaatcaaattaaaaaaaattcaatttctaaaaaattcaatttaaaattaaaaaataattttattttaattaattaaataataatttagtatcaaatattaaattaatcaaacacctaattcatacatgaatcctattcatgtaattaatatttaaatcatcatttaaatattattaaatctctaagtatgtttaatttcaacaaaattaaacgttaattatatcaaattatccaaaccctaatttgaatttaaacaattcaaattcaaatctaaatatgaaatttgcatactattggattttatgtcctaaaacttgtggtttgtaaacaataaaacttattctgaaaattcaataagttgttattaaatatatgaattgcttattttgttttagaaagaaatccaataaactaaaaaaatctataactattacatgagtacttgaactttatgtggagacataaaagtggatcaagtttgagtaaatagtcaaaatgatctatagtatatgaatgaggttgagtactttattttggtaacactattggatgcggtctactctatagttgttacaaaaagttgtaaagtactacagacgatgtgatcctaattcgtacatgttatgacatgaggagtgggggtgtcttgtgcaatgagttttgtacaagatcggaccacgaaatcagtcaatcttactttataacgttgtttactatataagactgactatttcaaagagatgacctaggtaacttgaccttaatcctaagcctgtttattcgggattgtccttagatttgcataggtgagggttggctcaacagtacC
This window contains:
- the LOC120090006 gene encoding putative glucose-6-phosphate 1-epimerase isoform X1 translates to MSITCMKVALPTQYPPCVRRANRHRYRGVAVASLRGDFATLGVNVTEGEGNLPKVVLTSPSGSEADVYLYGGCVTSWRIANGKDLLFVRPDAVFNKKKPISGGIPHCFPQFGPGPIQQHGFARNVDWSVFGSESVEGNPGVILELKDDSYSRSMWDFSFHALYKIILSEKSLSTELIIKNTDKEPFSFTTALHTYFHASISGVKVKGLKGCKTLNKDPDPTNPLEGVEERDVVSFPGFVDCVYLDAPGELNLDNGLGDNILISNTNWSDAVLWNPHLQMEACYRDFVCVENAKIRKVQLEPDQSWTATQELRIA
- the LOC120090006 gene encoding putative glucose-6-phosphate 1-epimerase isoform X2, translating into MSITCMKVALPTQYPPCVRRANRYRGVAVASLRGDFATLGVNVTEGEGNLPKVVLTSPSGSEADVYLYGGCVTSWRIANGKDLLFVRPDAVFNKKKPISGGIPHCFPQFGPGPIQQHGFARNVDWSVFGSESVEGNPGVILELKDDSYSRSMWDFSFHALYKIILSEKSLSTELIIKNTDKEPFSFTTALHTYFHASISGVKVKGLKGCKTLNKDPDPTNPLEGVEERDVVSFPGFVDCVYLDAPGELNLDNGLGDNILISNTNWSDAVLWNPHLQMEACYRDFVCVENAKIRKVQLEPDQSWTATQELRIA
- the LOC120090006 gene encoding putative glucose-6-phosphate 1-epimerase isoform X4, with the translated sequence MSITCMKVALPTQYPPCVRRANRHRYRGVAVASLRGDFATLGVNVTEGEGNLPKVVLTSPSGSEADVYLYGGCVTSWRIANGKDLLFVRPDAVFNKKKPISGGIPHCFPQFGPGPIQQHGFARNVDWSVFGSESVEGNPGVILELKDDSYSRSMWDFSFHALYKIILSEKSLSTELIIKNTDKEPFSFTTALHTYFHASISGVKVKGLKGCKTLNKDPDPTNPLEGVEERDVVSFPGFVDCVYLDAPGELNLDNGLGDNILISNTK
- the LOC120090006 gene encoding putative glucose-6-phosphate 1-epimerase isoform X3; this translates as MSITCMKVALPTQYPPCVRRANRHRYRGVAVASLRGDFATLGVNVTEGEGNLPKVVLTSPSGSEADVYLYGGCVTSWRIANGKDLLFVRPDAVFNKKKPISGGIPHCFPQFGPGPIQQHGFARNVDWSVFGSESVEGNPGVILELKDDSYSRSMWDFSFHALYKIILSEKSLSTELIIKNTDKEPFSFTTALHTYFHASISGVKVKGLKGCKTLNKDPDPTNPLEGVEERDVVSFPGFVDCVYLDAPGELNLDNGLGDNILISNTNAMEPTFADGSML